A window of the Streptomyces finlayi genome harbors these coding sequences:
- a CDS encoding endonuclease/exonuclease/phosphatase family protein has product MVKRRELLGMVGATVGAVVLGAGAAEATPQDARSGRRPSHRTLKVMQFNIWLGGSRVPGGRAGIADTIAAVEPDVVMLSESTPERVANLLADLTARGLTYFDNENPTDPGVISRYPIIEHASFPSWSKAVVSVDGTEVAAYSGHLEYRYYVNYLPRGYGGGTPAPLETSQYGWGEIPTGPITDVGLITRLNEASGRTKVTRTVLADAAGERAKGRLTLLAGDFNEPSHRDWTHRTRNMFDHNGTVVEWSTTKAIEDAGFRDSYRVIHPDPVREPGFTWPSDNPGADVGELTWAPKADERDRIDFVFYHPDRRIRLLDSVIVGPSTTIVRNERVEESGRDTFWEPTWTWPTDHKAVLSTFRVKTR; this is encoded by the coding sequence ATGGTCAAGCGTCGTGAGCTGCTCGGGATGGTCGGCGCGACCGTCGGAGCCGTAGTGCTGGGAGCGGGGGCGGCCGAGGCCACACCGCAGGACGCACGGAGCGGCCGTCGTCCCTCGCATCGAACGCTCAAGGTCATGCAGTTCAACATCTGGCTCGGCGGGAGCCGGGTGCCGGGCGGCCGGGCGGGAATCGCCGACACCATCGCCGCGGTCGAGCCCGACGTGGTGATGCTCAGTGAGTCGACCCCCGAGCGGGTGGCCAACCTCCTGGCCGACCTCACCGCGCGCGGGCTGACGTATTTCGACAACGAGAACCCGACCGATCCAGGGGTGATCTCGCGCTACCCGATCATCGAGCACGCGTCCTTCCCCTCCTGGTCGAAGGCGGTCGTCTCGGTCGACGGCACCGAAGTCGCGGCATACTCCGGACACTTGGAGTACCGCTACTACGTCAACTACCTGCCGCGCGGCTACGGCGGCGGCACACCGGCCCCCTTGGAGACGTCCCAGTACGGCTGGGGCGAGATACCGACCGGCCCGATCACCGATGTCGGCCTGATCACACGGCTCAACGAGGCATCCGGACGTACGAAGGTGACGAGGACGGTGCTCGCCGACGCTGCCGGGGAGCGCGCCAAGGGACGGCTCACGCTGCTGGCGGGCGACTTCAACGAGCCCTCGCACCGCGACTGGACCCACCGGACCCGGAACATGTTCGACCACAACGGAACCGTCGTCGAGTGGTCGACGACCAAGGCGATCGAGGACGCCGGTTTCCGCGACAGTTACCGCGTGATCCACCCGGACCCTGTGCGGGAACCGGGCTTCACCTGGCCGAGCGACAACCCGGGCGCCGACGTCGGAGAACTCACCTGGGCACCGAAGGCCGACGAGCGCGACCGGATCGACTTCGTCTTCTACCACCCCGACCGCCGGATCCGGCTGCTCGACAGCGTGATCGTCGGACCGTCCACCACCATCGTGCGCAACGAGCGAGTGGAGGAGTCGGGCAGGGACACGTTCTGGGAGCCCACGTGGACCTGGCCGACCGACCACAAGGCCGTACTCAGCACCTTCCGGGTGAAAACCCGCTGA
- a CDS encoding NAD-dependent protein deacetylase encodes MRMRPTLSWAPTEDLLPGTTDLSPVADALRAGDVLVLSGAGISTESGIPDYRGEGGSLNRHTPMTYQEFTADAQARRRYWARSHLGWRTFGRASPNEGHRAVSAFGRHGLLSGVITQNVDGLHQAAGSEDVVELHGSLDRAVCLSCGTFTPRRELARQLEEANAGFRPVAAAMNPDGDADLTDEQVGDFHVVSCAVCDGILKPDVVFFGEAVPPRRVEQCRELVREAATLLVLGSSLTVMSGLRFVRQAAQAGIPVLIVNRDPTRGDRHSVTRIALSLGTALTTVACQLGIPVDDETAGSS; translated from the coding sequence ATGCGTATGCGCCCCACTCTGAGCTGGGCCCCTACCGAGGACCTGCTTCCGGGCACCACGGATCTGTCGCCGGTCGCCGACGCCCTGCGCGCCGGCGATGTGCTGGTGCTGAGCGGGGCGGGTATCTCCACCGAGTCGGGTATCCCCGACTACCGGGGTGAGGGCGGGAGCCTGAACCGGCACACCCCGATGACCTACCAGGAATTCACCGCCGACGCCCAGGCCAGGCGCCGGTACTGGGCGCGCAGCCACCTCGGCTGGCGCACCTTCGGCCGTGCCAGCCCCAACGAGGGACACCGGGCCGTGTCCGCGTTCGGGCGGCACGGCCTGCTCTCGGGTGTGATCACCCAGAACGTCGACGGTCTGCACCAGGCCGCCGGCAGCGAGGATGTCGTGGAACTCCACGGAAGCCTCGACCGGGCTGTCTGCCTTTCCTGCGGCACCTTCACGCCACGCCGCGAACTCGCCCGGCAGCTGGAGGAGGCCAATGCGGGCTTCAGGCCGGTGGCCGCCGCGATGAACCCCGACGGTGACGCCGACCTCACCGACGAGCAGGTCGGGGACTTCCACGTGGTGTCATGCGCTGTCTGCGACGGCATCCTCAAACCGGATGTGGTCTTCTTCGGCGAAGCCGTACCCCCGAGACGGGTGGAGCAGTGCCGGGAACTCGTCCGCGAGGCTGCCACGCTGCTGGTCCTGGGCTCCTCACTGACGGTGATGTCCGGCCTCCGGTTCGTTCGCCAGGCGGCCCAGGCGGGAATACCCGTGCTGATCGTCAACCGGGATCCGACCCGGGGAGACCGGCACTCCGTCACCCGCATCGCGCTTTCACTGGGAACGGCCCTCACCACCGTGGCCTGCCAACTGGGTATCCCCGTCGACGACGAGACGGCCGGAAGTTCATGA
- a CDS encoding DMT family transporter: MNIVVAVSSALMAAVCFGIGSVLQHEAARQASMRKSMRLRLLLDLVRRPRWLAGLGLSILSFAFLGLALAFGPLVLVLPLAATDLLFALPFLALRRGEQLTRWEKTGMVCTAGGVAVFLMVLPLSDGATVPGVRDWVPAFAAVVGAVALLAPLGAWRLGWIRTAAYAVCAALMLALLDGLAKSTASRIRTDGLDVILHWEPYALMAVGVTGLVLSQSAFQAGSLAVSLPIIDTMEPIGAVAIGIVVFGEQLALTGWALTAQVLGAAAAVTGIVLLGRSPLAAE; encoded by the coding sequence ATGAACATCGTGGTCGCGGTATCGAGTGCCCTGATGGCCGCCGTATGTTTCGGTATCGGGTCAGTGCTGCAGCACGAAGCGGCGCGGCAGGCATCGATGCGGAAGTCGATGAGGCTGCGGCTCCTCCTCGACCTGGTCCGCCGGCCCCGATGGCTGGCGGGGCTGGGGCTTTCCATCCTCTCCTTCGCCTTCCTCGGGCTCGCGCTCGCTTTTGGTCCCCTGGTCCTGGTCCTGCCCCTCGCGGCAACCGATCTCCTCTTCGCGCTGCCGTTCCTGGCCCTGCGACGCGGGGAGCAGCTGACCCGTTGGGAGAAGACCGGAATGGTCTGCACGGCGGGAGGCGTGGCGGTGTTCCTGATGGTACTGCCGCTCTCTGATGGGGCTACGGTTCCCGGGGTCCGTGACTGGGTGCCTGCGTTCGCGGCGGTCGTCGGTGCCGTGGCCCTGCTGGCGCCCCTGGGAGCATGGCGCCTTGGGTGGATACGGACGGCGGCGTACGCCGTCTGCGCGGCACTGATGCTTGCGCTTCTCGACGGCTTGGCCAAAAGCACGGCCAGCCGGATCCGGACCGACGGCCTCGACGTGATCCTCCACTGGGAGCCGTATGCGCTGATGGCCGTCGGAGTGACGGGTCTCGTCCTGTCGCAGAGCGCTTTCCAGGCCGGCTCTCTGGCCGTCAGTCTGCCCATCATCGACACCATGGAGCCGATCGGCGCCGTCGCGATCGGCATCGTCGTCTTCGGCGAACAGCTCGCGCTCACCGGCTGGGCACTGACAGCGCAGGTGCTCGGAGCGGCGGCGGCCGTGACAGGCATCGTGTTGCTGGGACGGTCACCGCTGGCCGCGGAATGA
- a CDS encoding PP2C family protein-serine/threonine phosphatase, giving the protein MSEAGIDYQAVFQALPSAVALLTRDLVYADANKAFLSMSGRTREQVIGRYLFDVFPDNPNDAAATGMRYLYASLRRVADSGEPDTMALQRYDVELPDRPGVWEERYWSPVNVPVPAPDGTVALLLHRVEEVTELIRARGGGPDGDRARVLEADLYTRARELQEVNERLRQAHAREREVAIHLQEAMLPAPRPLGHHRAAVRYRPAVGALNVCGDWYDLVDMPGHGRTAVAVGDVVGHGLRAAGVMGQLRSALSAASRVADGPAQALEVVGLYARSVNGAESTTAASVFIDWNARTLTYSSAGHPPPVLRHPDGTVTFLDQATDPPLGARPEHVARPQAHTAFVAGSVLVLYTDGLIERRREDIDTGLARLAASITRHGAADPDTVADRLLTDLIPPVGLTDDTALIVIRL; this is encoded by the coding sequence ATGAGCGAGGCCGGGATCGACTACCAGGCGGTCTTCCAGGCACTTCCGAGTGCGGTGGCGCTGCTGACGCGCGATCTGGTGTACGCGGATGCCAACAAGGCGTTCTTGTCGATGTCGGGTCGGACCCGCGAGCAGGTGATCGGCCGCTACCTGTTCGACGTCTTCCCCGACAACCCCAACGACGCCGCCGCGACGGGGATGCGCTACCTGTACGCCTCGCTGCGGCGGGTCGCGGACAGCGGGGAGCCCGACACCATGGCTCTGCAGCGCTACGACGTGGAGCTTCCGGACCGGCCGGGAGTGTGGGAGGAGCGGTACTGGAGCCCGGTCAACGTCCCCGTTCCGGCCCCCGACGGCACCGTGGCGCTGCTGCTGCACCGGGTCGAGGAGGTCACCGAACTCATCCGAGCCCGCGGCGGCGGACCGGACGGGGACCGCGCGCGGGTCCTGGAAGCCGATTTGTACACCCGGGCCCGGGAACTGCAGGAGGTCAACGAGCGCCTGCGCCAGGCCCACGCCCGGGAGCGCGAGGTCGCCATCCACCTGCAGGAGGCGATGCTGCCCGCGCCCCGCCCGCTCGGCCACCACCGGGCCGCGGTGCGCTACCGGCCCGCGGTGGGAGCCCTGAACGTGTGCGGCGACTGGTACGACCTGGTCGACATGCCCGGCCACGGCCGTACCGCCGTGGCCGTGGGTGACGTCGTCGGCCACGGTCTCCGCGCGGCGGGCGTCATGGGCCAACTGCGCAGCGCGCTGTCCGCCGCCTCCCGGGTCGCCGACGGTCCCGCCCAGGCCCTGGAAGTCGTCGGCCTGTACGCACGCTCCGTCAACGGCGCCGAATCCACCACCGCCGCCTCGGTCTTCATCGACTGGAACGCCCGCACCCTCACCTACAGCAGCGCCGGCCATCCCCCGCCCGTGCTGCGGCACCCCGACGGCACGGTCACCTTCCTCGACCAGGCCACCGATCCTCCGCTCGGCGCGCGGCCCGAACACGTCGCCCGCCCGCAGGCCCACACCGCCTTCGTCGCGGGCTCCGTCCTCGTCCTGTACACCGACGGGCTGATCGAGCGCCGCCGCGAGGACATCGACACCGGACTCGCCCGGCTCGCCGCATCGATCACCCGTCACGGCGCCGCGGACCCGGACACGGTCGCCGACAGACTGCTGACCGACCTCATCCCCCCGGTCGGCCTCACCGACGACACCGCCCTGATCGTCATCCGCCTGTGA
- a CDS encoding ATP-dependent DNA ligase, which translates to MLATPGALPPPALQEKFGFEVKQDGQRAMIYLPGNGNVSLRARSGAEITAAYPELAALGSALDRPAVLDGEIVAFDNQGRSDFELLQSRMGLTGSPAKAARMAQRVPAHLVLFDIVFLDARTITKLPYSERREVLEGLGLTGSHWSTPAFVTGHGTQALDMTKTAGLEGLVAKRLKSIYEPGARSRAWIKIRHVRTLDVIVGGWVPGRGRLTGLPGALLVGEHGEHGEHGLRYAGSVGTGWSDTERATLAELLHTATIDHCPFTEVPPVAGARWVLPRIVGEVRYATRTRAGRLRQPSWHRLRPDLTPDDIP; encoded by the coding sequence ATGCTCGCCACACCAGGCGCCCTCCCGCCCCCGGCACTCCAGGAGAAGTTCGGGTTCGAGGTCAAGCAGGACGGCCAGCGAGCCATGATCTACCTGCCCGGCAACGGGAACGTGTCCCTGCGAGCACGCTCCGGGGCAGAGATCACCGCCGCCTACCCGGAACTCGCGGCCCTAGGCTCCGCACTCGACCGACCCGCCGTCCTGGACGGTGAGATCGTCGCCTTCGACAACCAGGGGCGCAGCGACTTCGAGCTGCTGCAGTCCCGGATGGGGTTGACCGGATCACCCGCCAAAGCGGCCCGCATGGCACAGCGGGTACCAGCCCACCTCGTCCTCTTCGACATCGTCTTCCTCGATGCGAGGACCATCACGAAGCTGCCCTACTCCGAGCGCCGAGAGGTACTCGAAGGGCTCGGACTCACAGGCTCGCACTGGTCGACACCCGCGTTCGTCACAGGCCACGGGACCCAGGCCCTGGACATGACGAAGACCGCCGGTCTGGAAGGACTCGTCGCCAAGCGCCTCAAGTCGATCTACGAACCAGGGGCGCGCTCCCGTGCGTGGATCAAGATCCGTCACGTCCGGACCCTGGACGTCATCGTCGGTGGATGGGTACCCGGGCGCGGCCGACTCACCGGCCTGCCCGGTGCCCTGCTCGTCGGCGAGCACGGCGAGCACGGCGAGCACGGACTGCGGTACGCAGGGAGCGTCGGCACCGGCTGGAGCGACACCGAACGCGCAACACTGGCCGAGCTCCTCCACACCGCCACGATCGACCACTGCCCGTTCACCGAGGTCCCACCGGTGGCCGGAGCCCGCTGGGTGCTGCCACGCATCGTCGGCGAAGTCCGCTACGCGACCCGCACCCGGGCAGGACGCCTACGCCAGCCCTCCTGGCACCGGCTACGCCCCGATCTCACGCCCGACGACATCCCCTGA
- a CDS encoding GNAT family N-acetyltransferase has protein sequence MTAEASGRRLGKTFRRGQEGRPGDGKLWGRGHGHQAVVLAVGHAFDVLGLERITAEVFADNPRSVRLLEGTGFVREGVMRESIHRDGRRVDELVYGLLRREWSKGHK, from the coding sequence GTGACTGCAGAAGCGTCGGGCCGCCGTCTGGGGAAGACGTTCCGCCGAGGCCAAGAAGGCCGCCCTGGAGACGGCAAACTGTGGGGGCGCGGCCACGGACACCAGGCGGTGGTGCTGGCGGTCGGCCACGCCTTCGATGTGCTCGGACTCGAGCGGATCACCGCGGAGGTCTTCGCCGACAACCCGCGTTCCGTGCGCCTGCTCGAAGGTACCGGTTTCGTGCGGGAGGGCGTGATGCGCGAGAGCATCCACCGCGACGGGCGGCGCGTCGACGAGCTGGTGTACGGACTGCTGCGGCGCGAGTGGAGCAAGGGGCACAAGTGA
- a CDS encoding UDP-glucuronic acid decarboxylase family protein, translating into MRVAVTGGGGFLGSHLCEALLRRGDAVVCLDNFATGKPENIAHLCEFHAFEFILADVSEAVQVHGPLDAVAHLASPASPPDYLRQPLQTLAVGSRGSENMLRLAEQNNARFLLASTSEVYGDPLVHPQDEEYWGNVNPVGPRSVYDEAKRYAEAVTMAYHRSRGVDVGIVRIFNTYGPRMRPHDGRVVSSFITQALSGEPLTIYGDGKQTRSFCYVDDLIRGIVAMLDSSVTGPVNLGNPEERTVLELAELVLELTGSTSDIHYHPLPTDDPTRRRPVITRAAELLGWDPEVDVRQGLRRTVDWFGSRPQDIALAAAAIRGGQQDTVPVP; encoded by the coding sequence ATGCGCGTTGCCGTGACCGGCGGCGGGGGATTTCTGGGCTCACATCTGTGTGAGGCATTGCTGCGGCGCGGGGACGCCGTCGTCTGCCTCGACAACTTCGCCACGGGAAAACCCGAGAACATCGCACATCTGTGCGAGTTCCATGCCTTCGAATTCATTCTCGCCGACGTGAGCGAGGCCGTGCAGGTACACGGCCCCCTTGACGCCGTCGCCCATCTCGCGAGCCCCGCCTCGCCACCCGACTACCTGCGCCAGCCCCTCCAGACGCTCGCCGTGGGCAGCCGCGGCAGCGAGAACATGCTGCGGCTGGCGGAGCAGAACAACGCGCGTTTCCTGCTCGCCTCGACCAGCGAGGTCTACGGCGACCCCCTGGTGCATCCACAGGACGAGGAGTACTGGGGGAACGTCAACCCCGTCGGGCCGCGCAGCGTGTACGACGAGGCCAAGCGGTATGCCGAAGCGGTCACCATGGCCTATCACCGGAGCCGCGGTGTCGACGTGGGGATCGTCCGCATCTTCAACACCTACGGCCCACGCATGCGACCGCACGACGGACGTGTCGTATCCAGTTTCATCACCCAGGCGCTCAGCGGCGAACCGCTCACGATTTACGGCGACGGCAAGCAAACACGTAGCTTCTGCTATGTCGACGATCTGATCCGCGGAATTGTCGCCATGCTGGACTCGTCCGTCACCGGGCCGGTCAATCTCGGCAATCCGGAGGAGCGGACGGTGCTCGAACTCGCGGAGCTCGTCCTCGAACTCACCGGCTCGACATCGGACATCCACTACCACCCGCTCCCGACGGACGACCCCACCCGTCGGCGACCGGTGATCACTCGGGCAGCGGAACTGCTCGGCTGGGACCCCGAGGTGGACGTCCGGCAAGGGCTGCGCAGGACCGTCGACTGGTTCGGCAGCCGACCTCAGGACATCGCGTTGGCAGCGGCAGCGATCCGCGGCGGGCAGCAGGACACCGTCCCGGTTCCGTGA
- the ku gene encoding non-homologous end joining protein Ku, with product MPRPLWTGAISFGLVTIPIKVVSATEDHGIRFRQVHLEDMGRVRTRKVCQVDDEVVPQEEIGKGYEISKDQMVSVTDEELDQMPLPTAKAIEIVAFVDADTIDPVRISDSYYLAIDGQVAAKPYTLLRKALERSEKVAVAKFAWHNRERLGLLRVREGAIVLHSMKWPDEVRSPESLAPKQVDLAEKEIEQAVLLADSMTVDDISGFRDAYRDALEELIEAKSEGKTLPEPAEGEEAKSGQVVDLMAALNASVAAAKESRGEDAGESGDATVHAMRPSKKKAPTKKGTPPKTAARKTTSGTAKKTAGRKTAAKKRSAS from the coding sequence ATGCCGAGGCCCCTGTGGACCGGTGCGATCAGCTTCGGGCTGGTCACCATCCCGATCAAGGTCGTCTCCGCGACGGAGGACCATGGGATCCGCTTCCGCCAGGTACATCTGGAGGACATGGGCCGTGTCCGTACCCGGAAGGTCTGCCAGGTCGACGACGAGGTCGTACCGCAGGAGGAGATCGGCAAGGGCTACGAGATCTCCAAGGACCAGATGGTTTCGGTGACCGACGAGGAGCTCGACCAGATGCCCCTGCCGACTGCCAAGGCCATCGAGATCGTGGCGTTCGTCGATGCCGACACCATCGATCCTGTCAGGATCAGCGACTCCTACTACCTCGCGATCGACGGACAGGTCGCCGCCAAGCCCTACACCCTTCTGCGGAAGGCGCTGGAGCGTTCCGAAAAGGTCGCGGTAGCCAAGTTCGCCTGGCACAACCGCGAGCGCCTCGGGCTCCTGCGCGTGAGGGAGGGTGCGATCGTCCTGCACAGCATGAAGTGGCCGGACGAGGTCCGCAGCCCTGAATCGCTCGCGCCGAAGCAGGTGGACCTGGCCGAGAAGGAGATCGAGCAGGCCGTCCTGCTCGCCGACTCCATGACGGTGGACGACATCAGCGGCTTCCGGGACGCGTACCGCGATGCACTGGAGGAGCTGATCGAGGCGAAGTCGGAGGGCAAGACCCTGCCCGAGCCGGCCGAGGGGGAGGAAGCGAAGTCCGGGCAGGTCGTGGACCTGATGGCAGCCCTCAACGCCTCCGTGGCCGCGGCGAAGGAATCCCGCGGCGAGGACGCGGGAGAGAGCGGGGACGCGACGGTCCACGCGATGCGGCCCAGCAAGAAGAAGGCGCCCACGAAGAAGGGCACTCCTCCGAAGACGGCTGCGAGGAAGACCACGTCCGGGACCGCGAAGAAGACCGCGGGCAGGAAGACGGCGGCGAAGAAGCGCAGTGCCTCCTGA
- a CDS encoding universal stress protein, with protein MSRPVTVGVDGSPEAVAAAGWAAGEAVLRGVNLRIVYADEWQGPTTAQYGGPEARSRWAEELLAEAAGAVRREHPSLEIETRHRSGQPSEILATEASEAGLLILGSRGLGGVRGFLFGSVGMATVSVTERAVVLVRAPGRPDGAVPAGPARDVVVGVDIDQLFAPLLDFAFQEAVLRGDRVLVLHGWSISPVVRDASALVAAEREMGPDIARRLTEALRPWRREFPSAEVVERSPIGGPARLLLHAADNADLVVVGRRVRKGTLGAHIGSVTHALIHHCPAPIAVIAHD; from the coding sequence ATGTCCCGTCCTGTGACCGTCGGTGTGGACGGGTCGCCCGAGGCCGTCGCGGCGGCCGGATGGGCCGCGGGGGAGGCGGTGCTACGCGGAGTGAACCTGCGTATCGTCTACGCAGATGAATGGCAGGGGCCGACGACCGCACAGTACGGCGGCCCCGAAGCACGGAGCCGCTGGGCCGAAGAGCTGCTGGCCGAGGCCGCGGGAGCGGTGCGGCGCGAGCACCCTTCTCTGGAGATCGAGACCCGTCATCGGTCAGGGCAGCCCTCCGAAATCCTGGCCACCGAGGCGTCCGAGGCCGGTCTCCTCATCCTCGGCTCCCGCGGACTGGGCGGGGTGAGGGGTTTCCTCTTCGGGTCGGTCGGCATGGCGACGGTCAGCGTCACGGAGCGAGCGGTCGTGCTCGTACGGGCACCGGGGCGGCCGGACGGGGCTGTCCCGGCCGGCCCTGCGCGCGACGTGGTCGTCGGTGTGGACATCGACCAGCTCTTCGCTCCGCTTCTCGACTTCGCCTTCCAGGAGGCCGTACTCCGTGGCGACCGCGTCCTGGTCCTTCACGGGTGGTCGATCAGTCCCGTGGTCCGCGACGCCTCGGCGCTCGTCGCAGCCGAGCGGGAAATGGGCCCCGACATCGCGCGGCGCCTTACGGAGGCCCTGAGGCCATGGCGGCGGGAGTTCCCTTCCGCGGAGGTCGTCGAGCGATCGCCCATCGGCGGCCCGGCTCGGCTACTCCTGCATGCCGCGGACAACGCGGACCTCGTGGTGGTCGGCCGACGTGTACGCAAAGGCACTCTGGGCGCACACATCGGATCCGTCACCCATGCCCTGATTCACCACTGCCCGGCGCCCATCGCTGTCATCGCCCATGATTGA
- a CDS encoding glycosyltransferase family 2 protein, translating to MTQAAPGPALNSDTITLTPPDAPADELHTLSAGNVVGISPDGPVFGTPPRTAPTRADSFVAQFSRADRVKVMLLSAGWLAGLVWFWVWWLQPGHRVGWVGLIVNSALLVYLTVLPFHFVFVCARMRRFNPAIAVPRVRTAFVVTRAPSEHWDMARATLRAMLDQTFPYAYDVWLCDEEPTQEILDWCRESGVGLSCRRGVTEYHRASWPRRTRCKEGNLAHFYDHWGYEDYDVVAQLDCDHVPHPDYLVEVVRPFADPAIGYVAAPSICDSNAEASWSARGRLYREAVFHGAFQLGHSEGYGPLCIGSHYAVRTQALRDIGGLGPELAEDFSTTFLLNSAGWHGAFAIDAEAHGEGPITFAAMATQEFQWSRSLAVLLFGMLPKHLGRMSRRLRLRFGLIALYYPLLATATAVGIALPPVAAVTGLPWINVNYFSFLGHFWAMSVWLILLTLMVRRCGLLRPRDAPVLSWENWLFVLARWPFVVWGIGAALFQRLRPRPVVFKVTPKSRNGLEPLPLRLIVPYVLISCALSSAAVVGELTGPAAGYVFLCILGSLSYVVVTFAVSALHVVEAARGAEVRTHRALVTAWPALLAGTLALLPLTLAAFLYPAYLAGVLGW from the coding sequence ATGACGCAGGCCGCACCTGGCCCCGCTCTCAACTCCGACACGATCACCCTTACCCCGCCGGACGCGCCGGCCGACGAGCTCCACACGCTCTCCGCCGGCAACGTCGTGGGTATCTCCCCCGACGGGCCCGTGTTCGGGACTCCTCCCCGTACGGCCCCCACACGAGCCGACAGCTTCGTCGCCCAGTTCTCCCGCGCCGACCGGGTCAAGGTGATGCTGCTCAGCGCCGGGTGGCTCGCCGGGCTCGTCTGGTTCTGGGTCTGGTGGCTCCAGCCCGGGCACCGGGTCGGCTGGGTGGGTCTGATCGTCAACAGTGCCCTGCTGGTCTACCTCACGGTGCTGCCCTTCCACTTCGTCTTCGTGTGCGCCCGGATGCGGCGCTTCAACCCGGCGATCGCGGTACCTCGGGTACGGACCGCCTTCGTGGTGACCCGTGCGCCCTCCGAGCACTGGGACATGGCCCGGGCCACACTGCGCGCAATGCTGGATCAGACGTTCCCTTACGCCTACGACGTCTGGCTCTGCGACGAGGAACCGACGCAGGAGATCTTGGACTGGTGCCGGGAGAGCGGGGTCGGGCTCTCCTGCCGGCGCGGTGTCACCGAGTATCACCGGGCCTCCTGGCCGCGCCGGACCCGGTGCAAGGAAGGCAACCTCGCCCACTTCTACGACCACTGGGGTTACGAGGACTACGACGTCGTCGCCCAGCTGGACTGCGACCACGTCCCGCACCCCGACTACCTCGTCGAGGTCGTGCGGCCCTTCGCCGACCCGGCGATCGGCTACGTCGCCGCACCGAGCATCTGCGACTCCAACGCCGAGGCTTCCTGGTCGGCGCGCGGCAGGCTCTACCGTGAGGCGGTGTTCCACGGTGCTTTCCAGCTCGGGCACTCCGAGGGTTACGGCCCCCTGTGTATCGGCTCCCACTACGCCGTACGCACCCAAGCCCTGCGGGACATCGGCGGTCTTGGCCCCGAGCTCGCCGAGGACTTCTCCACCACCTTCCTTCTGAACTCCGCCGGCTGGCACGGCGCGTTCGCCATCGACGCCGAGGCGCACGGCGAGGGGCCGATCACGTTCGCGGCCATGGCCACCCAGGAGTTCCAGTGGTCGCGCAGTCTCGCCGTCCTCCTCTTCGGCATGCTCCCGAAGCATCTGGGCCGGATGAGTCGTCGCCTGCGCCTGCGGTTCGGGCTCATCGCCCTGTACTACCCCCTACTCGCGACAGCGACCGCCGTGGGCATCGCGCTCCCCCCTGTCGCCGCCGTCACCGGCCTGCCCTGGATCAACGTCAACTACTTCTCCTTCCTGGGCCACTTCTGGGCCATGTCTGTGTGGCTGATCCTCCTCACCCTGATGGTGCGCCGCTGTGGCCTGCTGCGCCCGCGTGATGCCCCCGTGCTGAGCTGGGAGAACTGGCTCTTCGTACTGGCCCGTTGGCCCTTCGTCGTCTGGGGCATCGGCGCTGCACTGTTCCAGCGGCTCCGTCCACGGCCCGTCGTCTTCAAGGTCACCCCCAAGTCCCGCAACGGACTCGAGCCACTGCCCCTGCGCCTGATCGTCCCCTACGTGCTCATCAGCTGCGCGCTCTCGTCGGCTGCGGTGGTCGGCGAACTCACCGGCCCCGCAGCGGGCTACGTCTTCCTGTGCATCCTGGGCTCACTGTCCTACGTCGTGGTCACCTTCGCCGTGTCCGCCCTGCATGTCGTCGAGGCCGCCCGGGGAGCCGAAGTTCGCACCCACCGAGCTCTCGTCACCGCGTGGCCGGCCCTGCTCGCGGGCACCCTCGCACTGCTTCCCCTGACCCTGGCCGCATTCCTGTACCCGGCCTACCTCGCCGGTGTCCTGGGCTGGTGA